Proteins found in one Lysinibacillus fusiformis genomic segment:
- a CDS encoding THUMP domain-containing class I SAM-dependent RNA methyltransferase yields the protein MANYQLVATSAMGLEAIVAQEVKALGYETTVDNGKVYFEGDETAIARTNLWLRVADRVKIVVGQFPAKSFEQLFESVKALPWEKYLPVDAAFPVSGKSVKSKLFSVPDCQAITKKAIVERMKQHYKRLGFLDESGATYKIEVSILKDVATLTIDTSGAGLHKRGYRQVQGEAPLKETLAAALVQISKWNPNRPFVDPFCGSGTIALEAAMFGQNIAPGYNREFISEEWPWMKAAIWDKVRDEAESLANYDQPLEIIGSDIDHRMISIAQENAVEAGFGELITFKQMQARDFTTQLMDGVMIGNPPYGERIGDVEVVEQVIRDVGKVMKNYPTWSVYMLSSMKNFEELYGRQATKKRKLFNGFIETNYYQFWGQKSKRD from the coding sequence ATGGCAAACTATCAATTAGTAGCTACGTCAGCAATGGGCTTAGAAGCTATTGTGGCACAAGAAGTAAAAGCACTTGGCTATGAAACAACCGTTGACAATGGCAAAGTATATTTTGAAGGCGATGAAACGGCTATTGCACGTACCAATTTATGGCTACGTGTAGCGGATCGTGTAAAGATTGTCGTTGGACAATTCCCTGCAAAATCATTTGAACAATTATTTGAAAGTGTGAAGGCACTCCCTTGGGAAAAATACCTACCAGTGGATGCTGCTTTTCCAGTTTCAGGAAAGTCCGTAAAATCGAAATTATTTAGTGTACCAGATTGCCAAGCCATTACTAAAAAAGCAATCGTTGAGCGAATGAAACAGCATTACAAGCGACTTGGCTTTTTAGATGAATCTGGAGCAACTTACAAAATAGAGGTTTCAATTTTAAAAGATGTGGCGACACTAACGATTGATACATCTGGTGCTGGCTTACATAAACGTGGCTATCGTCAGGTACAAGGTGAGGCACCCTTAAAAGAAACATTAGCAGCTGCACTTGTACAAATTTCAAAATGGAATCCAAATCGTCCATTTGTTGACCCATTCTGTGGCTCTGGTACCATTGCATTGGAAGCGGCGATGTTTGGACAAAACATAGCACCAGGCTATAACCGTGAATTCATTTCTGAGGAATGGCCATGGATGAAAGCTGCAATCTGGGATAAGGTTCGTGATGAGGCGGAAAGTTTAGCGAACTATGATCAGCCGTTAGAAATTATCGGTTCCGATATCGATCACCGCATGATCAGCATTGCGCAAGAAAACGCAGTGGAAGCAGGCTTTGGAGAGTTAATTACGTTTAAGCAAATGCAAGCACGTGATTTTACAACACAGTTAATGGATGGTGTCATGATTGGGAATCCACCATACGGAGAACGTATTGGTGATGTTGAAGTCGTGGAACAGGTGATCCGCGACGTCGGAAAGGTTATGAAAAACTATCCAACTTGGTCTGTATATATGCTATCCTCCATGAAAAATTTTGAAGAATTATATGGACGCCAAGCGACGAAAAAACGTAAATTATTTAATGGTTTTATTGAAACAAATTATTATCAGTTCTGGGGTCAAAAGTCTAAAAGAGATTAA
- a CDS encoding ribonuclease H-like domain-containing protein, with protein MSYENKILQMKKMLGKKTMTAKQKVETPAFQKPARPNYTEQWKQAGLTVVENDFGIVFKRQVSYPFSYQHGHYQLQSFFEALKKWQGAEFDHPYALDMEESVLFFDTETTGLKGVGTHIFLLGFLEVAEESFILTQYIMADPAHEAAFLFESKLWQKSATVITYNGKSFDWPQLETRWTLHQKTLPKLRSQRQIDLLHSSKRLWKNDMERLKLKSVEEEKLGFSRIGDIPGHLAPIIYLDAVKSGIPDALMKVLHHNEWDLLTLITLYSHSTHLLFEQDQEESAKTFTNIGKWYGDLKESTQSVKVLEKVTAKFDALEAGHAQYYLALQHKKSKRYSEAIDSFVASLHFVEARTKLHALEQLAILYEHQMKDYEQALYYTQEGIRLIQNHEQWRVEQKQKWEISWEKRLHRLGNKK; from the coding sequence ATGTCTTACGAAAATAAAATATTACAAATGAAAAAAATGCTTGGAAAAAAAACAATGACTGCTAAACAAAAAGTTGAAACACCAGCATTCCAAAAACCTGCTCGCCCTAACTATACAGAGCAATGGAAACAGGCGGGACTAACGGTTGTTGAAAATGATTTTGGCATCGTATTTAAGCGTCAAGTAAGCTATCCGTTTAGTTATCAGCATGGACATTATCAACTACAATCATTCTTTGAAGCCCTGAAAAAATGGCAAGGCGCTGAGTTTGACCATCCTTATGCACTCGATATGGAAGAGTCTGTATTGTTTTTTGATACGGAAACGACAGGCTTAAAGGGTGTCGGGACCCATATTTTTTTGCTTGGATTTTTAGAGGTAGCTGAGGAATCCTTCATCCTAACACAATATATTATGGCTGATCCTGCACATGAGGCAGCTTTCTTGTTTGAATCAAAACTTTGGCAAAAGTCAGCTACTGTAATTACCTATAATGGGAAAAGCTTTGATTGGCCACAGCTTGAAACACGATGGACCCTACATCAAAAGACGTTACCTAAATTACGATCTCAGCGACAGATCGATTTGTTGCATAGTTCCAAGCGTTTATGGAAAAATGATATGGAACGCTTAAAATTAAAATCTGTCGAGGAAGAAAAGCTTGGTTTTTCTCGTATAGGGGATATTCCAGGTCATCTCGCGCCTATTATTTATTTAGATGCCGTGAAAAGTGGCATACCAGATGCTCTTATGAAGGTTTTGCATCATAATGAGTGGGATTTACTGACACTCATCACACTTTATAGTCATTCTACGCATTTATTGTTTGAACAGGACCAGGAAGAATCGGCAAAAACTTTTACGAATATTGGGAAATGGTATGGTGATTTAAAAGAAAGCACTCAAAGCGTGAAAGTTTTAGAAAAGGTGACAGCGAAATTTGATGCACTAGAAGCGGGCCATGCTCAATACTATTTAGCACTACAGCACAAAAAGAGTAAACGTTATAGTGAGGCCATTGACTCATTTGTGGCGTCTCTCCATTTTGTTGAAGCAAGAACAAAGTTACATGCCCTTGAGCAGCTGGCCATACTTTATGAGCACCAAATGAAAGATTATGAGCAGGCCCTTTATTATACGCAAGAAGGCATACGTCTCATTCAAAATCATGAGCAATGGAGAGTAGAACAAAAACAAAAATGGGAAATTTCTTGGGAAAAGAGATTGCACAGACTAGGAAATAAGAAATAA
- the gpsB gene encoding cell division regulator GpsB codes for MDIKLTSKMILEKEFKKNFKGYNVEEVDSFLDEIIQDYETFEKMVAQLREENRQLKEEIESTPKRQPVASAAAGTTNFDILKRLSNLEKHVFGSKLYE; via the coding sequence ATGGACATTAAATTAACGTCAAAAATGATCCTTGAAAAGGAATTTAAAAAGAACTTTAAAGGCTACAATGTAGAAGAAGTAGATTCTTTTCTTGATGAAATTATTCAAGACTATGAAACGTTTGAAAAAATGGTGGCCCAACTACGTGAAGAAAATAGACAATTAAAAGAAGAAATTGAAAGTACACCTAAGAGACAGCCGGTTGCTTCAGCGGCAGCTGGTACAACGAATTTTGATATTTTAAAACGTCTTTCTAATTTAGAGAAACATGTATTTGGTAGCAAGTTATACGAATAA
- a CDS encoding GGDEF domain-containing phosphodiesterase has product MNGVNNWESTDKLKLIAKYPTTLILKIFENVSEGIMITDEYKKIVMVNPAFEFVTGYTCDDVVGKTPAVLQSGVHELPFYLEMWEQIRQEGIWQGEIWNRRKTGDVYPEWLTIVCVTNDEGEVTNYCGIFTDLSERKIVENELEKRLLTDSLTDVSNRFAYIERMDNLLESTSAISHSVQHAIYFLDLDRFKQINDTLGHAVGDSILIEVANRLKKLLKNKDIIARYGGDEFVITLTNVKNVKEAAKFAEQIISSIEQPMMINDQEVFISTSIGISVFPVDSKNTEELINCADRAMTYSKKNELNGYSFYFDELQTDAQRVLLLDSELRRAIENREFELYFQPKVSMENEQIQGLEALVRWNSERLGFVSPAEFITYAEDTGLIIPLSELIIEKACEAVIQMQQHGWKTPVAINISSIHFKQQNFLESIQTILERYNMPANNFEIEVTERTVMNSANETVSKLVRLKQLGFKISIDDFGTGYSSLSYLVRFPLDCLKIDRSFIQHIGSLDEKQAVVDAIIQMSHRLKMKVVAEGVEQAQQVDILRKMNCDIIQGYYYSKPLPLNELMEFMEYWEIEHQGRK; this is encoded by the coding sequence ATGAACGGAGTAAACAATTGGGAAAGTACGGATAAACTGAAATTAATAGCTAAATATCCGACTACCTTAATACTTAAAATCTTCGAAAATGTATCTGAAGGTATCATGATTACTGATGAATACAAAAAAATAGTAATGGTTAATCCTGCCTTTGAATTTGTGACAGGCTATACATGTGATGATGTGGTTGGCAAAACGCCAGCCGTTTTACAATCTGGTGTACATGAATTGCCGTTCTATTTAGAGATGTGGGAGCAGATACGACAAGAAGGCATTTGGCAAGGTGAGATATGGAATCGTCGTAAAACTGGAGACGTATATCCTGAATGGTTAACAATTGTTTGTGTAACCAACGATGAGGGTGAGGTTACAAATTACTGTGGTATTTTCACAGATTTGTCTGAAAGAAAAATAGTAGAAAATGAATTAGAAAAGCGTTTGCTCACGGATTCATTAACAGATGTATCCAATCGTTTTGCCTATATTGAAAGAATGGATAATCTCTTAGAATCGACTTCTGCTATTTCTCATTCAGTGCAGCATGCGATCTATTTCTTAGATTTGGATCGATTTAAGCAAATTAATGATACATTAGGCCATGCTGTTGGAGATTCAATTTTAATAGAAGTAGCAAATCGTCTAAAAAAATTACTGAAAAATAAAGACATTATTGCAAGATATGGCGGAGATGAATTCGTCATTACATTAACCAATGTGAAAAATGTCAAAGAAGCTGCAAAATTCGCTGAACAAATTATTAGTAGTATCGAACAACCGATGATGATTAATGATCAGGAAGTTTTTATTTCTACAAGTATTGGTATTAGCGTTTTTCCAGTTGATAGTAAAAACACAGAAGAACTAATCAATTGTGCAGATAGAGCAATGACGTATTCAAAAAAGAATGAATTGAACGGCTATTCCTTTTATTTTGATGAACTGCAAACAGATGCACAACGAGTACTATTGCTAGATTCTGAGTTAAGAAGAGCAATAGAAAACCGTGAATTTGAGCTGTATTTTCAGCCAAAGGTTTCTATGGAAAATGAGCAAATTCAAGGTTTAGAAGCACTAGTCCGCTGGAATAGCGAGAGGCTAGGCTTTGTGTCGCCTGCGGAGTTTATCACTTATGCGGAGGATACAGGTCTAATCATTCCATTAAGTGAGCTCATTATCGAAAAAGCATGTGAGGCAGTGATCCAAATGCAACAACATGGTTGGAAAACACCTGTCGCCATTAATATTTCGAGCATTCACTTTAAACAGCAGAATTTTTTGGAGTCAATCCAAACCATATTAGAGCGCTATAATATGCCAGCCAACAATTTTGAAATAGAAGTGACGGAGCGAACGGTGATGAACAGTGCCAACGAAACTGTCAGTAAATTGGTTCGTTTGAAACAATTAGGCTTTAAAATCTCAATCGATGATTTTGGGACAGGCTATTCGTCCTTAAGTTATTTAGTTCGCTTCCCATTAGATTGTTTAAAAATTGATCGAAGCTTTATTCAGCATATTGGATCACTCGATGAAAAACAGGCAGTTGTAGATGCGATTATTCAAATGTCCCATCGCCTAAAAATGAAAGTTGTTGCTGAAGGTGTAGAACAAGCACAACAAGTGGATATACTACGTAAAATGAACTGTGATATTATCCAAGGCTATTATTACAGCAAACCACTCCCGTTAAACGAACTAATGGAGTTTATGGAGTATTGGGAAATTGAGCATCAAGGAAGGAAATAA
- the trxB gene encoding thioredoxin-disulfide reductase, whose product MYKVIILGSGPAGLTAAIYLARANLNPIIFEGKQSGGQLTMTTDVENFPGFVNGISGPVLIENMRKQAERFGAKFKRGWVSSVDLSERPFKLVINEKETIETESLIISTGASAKLLNIPGEFENIGRGISTCATCDGSFYTNKKVIVVGGGDSAMEEALFLTKYASEVIIVHRRNELRASKIMQQRAKENNKIKWSLNKKPIEMVIDNGNVIGLKVMDLETKKESIIESDGIFISIGHTPNTTFLNNQLTTDGNGYILVKPGSSKTNVDGVFACGDVQDSKYRQAITAAGTGCMAALDVEQFIDDINYKKVTLSINNNIL is encoded by the coding sequence ATGTATAAAGTTATTATTTTGGGATCTGGACCAGCTGGTCTAACAGCTGCAATTTACCTGGCAAGGGCAAATTTAAATCCTATAATTTTTGAAGGAAAACAATCAGGGGGACAACTAACTATGACTACTGATGTAGAGAATTTTCCTGGATTTGTTAATGGGATATCAGGACCAGTTTTAATCGAAAATATGCGTAAACAAGCAGAAAGATTTGGTGCAAAATTCAAACGAGGTTGGGTATCAAGTGTGGATTTATCTGAAAGGCCATTTAAGTTGGTAATTAATGAGAAGGAAACTATTGAAACTGAATCGTTAATTATCTCAACTGGTGCTTCTGCAAAGTTATTAAACATTCCAGGTGAATTTGAAAATATAGGAAGAGGTATTAGTACTTGTGCGACTTGTGATGGGTCCTTCTATACTAATAAGAAAGTAATTGTAGTTGGTGGTGGGGATTCTGCTATGGAAGAAGCATTGTTTCTAACTAAATATGCTTCTGAAGTAATTATTGTTCATAGAAGAAATGAATTAAGAGCTTCTAAAATTATGCAACAAAGAGCAAAAGAAAATAATAAAATTAAGTGGAGTTTGAATAAGAAACCTATTGAAATGGTAATAGATAATGGAAATGTTATAGGTCTTAAAGTTATGGATTTAGAAACAAAAAAGGAAAGCATAATTGAAAGCGATGGAATTTTTATATCTATAGGACACACTCCGAATACAACATTTTTAAATAACCAACTTACTACAGATGGAAATGGATATATATTAGTAAAACCTGGGTCATCAAAAACGAATGTTGACGGGGTCTTTGCATGTGGAGATGTTCAAGATTCTAAATACAGACAGGCTATAACAGCAGCAGGGACTGGATGTATGGCAGCTTTAGATGTTGAACAATTTATCGATGATATTAATTATAAAAAAGTAACCCTTTCAATAAACAATAATATACTATAA
- a CDS encoding class I SAM-dependent methyltransferase encodes MKEPFFIFQYLTNPRSVGAIFPSSKYLSEKMIEAINFENAEYIVEYGPGTGVFTEKILKRRKADTKIILVENNNGFYFFLKRRFCNEPNLIIINSSAENIEQILYYYQIPNVDYIISGLPFTSLPTLISNKILLKSVKVLKENGLFVTFQYTKLKMDLIKQCFPEIKIKREFRNIPPAYIFNCKKITD; translated from the coding sequence GTGAAAGAGCCATTTTTCATTTTTCAATATTTAACTAATCCTAGATCAGTTGGAGCAATTTTTCCAAGTTCAAAATACTTAAGTGAGAAAATGATTGAAGCAATTAATTTTGAAAATGCAGAATATATTGTAGAATATGGTCCTGGAACTGGAGTTTTTACAGAGAAAATTCTTAAAAGAAGAAAAGCAGATACGAAAATTATATTAGTTGAAAATAATAATGGGTTTTACTTTTTTTTAAAAAGAAGATTTTGTAATGAGCCTAATTTAATTATTATAAATAGTTCTGCTGAAAACATTGAACAAATTTTATATTATTATCAAATCCCAAATGTTGACTATATAATCAGTGGTTTACCCTTTACAAGTTTGCCGACATTGATTTCAAATAAAATACTATTAAAGTCAGTTAAAGTTTTAAAAGAAAATGGACTTTTTGTAACTTTTCAATATACAAAATTAAAAATGGATCTTATAAAACAGTGTTTTCCTGAAATAAAAATAAAAAGGGAATTTAGAAATATTCCTCCAGCATACATTTTCAATTGTAAAAAAATAACGGATTAA